GAGTTGCCCTTGATGGTGTGATACGCCCGGAAAAGGACGGGATACGCCAGATCCCGATCCGTAGCCAGACGCTTCAGGTTGGCATCGATTTCCAGCCAGGCGCTGACCGTCCGGTTGATGAATTTCTGCGTCTTCTCGATATCATTGGCCAGAATTTCCAGCAGCATGGCCGCTTCCAGCTCATTCTTATGGGCGCGGGCCCGGAGTTCTTTCAGCTCAGTGACATCGCGCAGCGCCACCAGCACCTTGTCCACTTCACCATCTTCATTCGCAATCGCGCCCCATTCCGCTTCGATATGCATGGTGCGGCCTTCGTCCCGCAGCTGGAATTCACGAATCAATCGGGATTTATTGGCTTCCCAGCCCAGTTCAATATCCTGGCCGAACGAGAATTCCAGACAGCTCAAAATCTGGGAGACCTGGTTGGCGGAAAGGTCGGTGTGGGCAAAGATCGCCTCGTTCAGGGCCTGTCCTGAAAGGTTGCCGCGACCGATCATCTGCACGAGGTGGTCGGAGACTTCCGCTCCCAGCTTCATGTCCGCGCGGAAGGTGAAGATGCCCTGATTGATGTTGGCGAGGATCTCGCGAATGTCGCGTGTGCGCTCGCGAACCTTGCCGTCCAGGGTTCGGATGTTTTCCTCCTGCGTGGCGATCAGGGTCGCTTGCAGCTGCTTTTTCTCCTCAGCCTCTTTCAGCATCTGCCGCTCGGCTTGAAGCTTCTGATGCTTGATCAGGTTGATGCGCGCACCCAAGGCAAAGGATAGAAGGATCATTTCCACGTTGGCGCCGATCAGCTGGCTCCAGGTCGTCAAGAAGTTGCGCTCCAGGACACCGGCTCCGGCCATCATCACCATGATGTTGCCTCCGATCACGAAGACCCAGGCCAGGGTATAATAGGTGGCCGGAATATAGCCCTTCAGAATCATGCGAAAGCCAGCCGCGATCATTGTGATCCCGGACACCAGCGAGAACGCAAGGGTCAGGCTCAGCAGCTGATGATACCGTCCATAGAGGACGAGCAGGTTGCTCATGGAATTAAGAACGGCGATCGTCGCCATACCTGCGAGCAGGTAGAAGAATACCGGCGATTCCTTCTTCAGATTCAAAAAGCCAATGGCGAAGAGCGAGGAGCCGATCGTGATGAAGTCGATCATCACATAAAGATCCCAGCCTGTCAGCGGCGCTCGGGCCCAGGTCGTGAAGACGATATAAGGGGCGATCCCGTAGTAGGCCATGGCAAAGACGAAGTAACTCGCTACGTAGATGACATAAAGCCCGTAGTTCCGGTCCCTTGTTGTGACGAAGAGAAAAAGGTTATAGAGAAAGATCGTGAGGATACCACCCAACAGCAGACCGACCATGATGAGTTCTTTCATCTTGGCATTCTTCAGAAGGGTTTCATTGTAAAGCGTCAGATCGAAGACGACGCTGGACGTCGTTTCCATCTTGATCAGGAAATGGTTGACGCCTGGGTCCAGCTGCAGCAGATAAATTGGGTGACGGTACTGAATAGGGCGGTCCGAGAACGGCAGCATATCCCCCAGCTTTTGCTCGCTCAGGATATCACCAGCCTCGCTGACCTTCATCACGGTCAGGAAATCAATCGCACTGTAGCTGGCTTCCATATAAATCTTCTGAGGAGCGGGACCAGGGTTGGTCACCGTGAAATAACCCCAGTGCGGCCACCGGCGGTTATACCCATAAGATAGGGTTTTCTTATCACCATGGGCTTCAAAACGGCTATCGAACTCACCCCGCATGATCGTGGAAGGAGTCATCTCTGAACGATCATCCGAAGCTGTGATAACAAAGCGGCCGATAGGTTCCTGTTTTTGAAGGAATTCATCGCTCAGAATGATGCTGGGGCTGGTCAACGCAAAGAGGCTTTGGCTGGAAAGAACGAGCAGCAAAGCCCAACATCGAAAGAAAACAACTCTTATATCATTCATAAAAACCACCTTATCCAATATCAAGTCTCCCTATCGACAGGAGCAGTGGGGGATTGAACCTCAACTTTCAAGGCTTCAATTTCACTGCGGGACTTGACTCTATTGGATGGGAGGCAGCTTCAGGGAACGATGCCTTTCAGCTTCCAGCGACCGATTTCACTGATCGCCGCTATCCATTCATCAGCAG
This Oligoflexus sp. DNA region includes the following protein-coding sequences:
- a CDS encoding 7TM diverse intracellular signaling domain-containing protein, which translates into the protein MNDIRVVFFRCWALLLVLSSQSLFALTSPSIILSDEFLQKQEPIGRFVITASDDRSEMTPSTIMRGEFDSRFEAHGDKKTLSYGYNRRWPHWGYFTVTNPGPAPQKIYMEASYSAIDFLTVMKVSEAGDILSEQKLGDMLPFSDRPIQYRHPIYLLQLDPGVNHFLIKMETTSSVVFDLTLYNETLLKNAKMKELIMVGLLLGGILTIFLYNLFLFVTTRDRNYGLYVIYVASYFVFAMAYYGIAPYIVFTTWARAPLTGWDLYVMIDFITIGSSLFAIGFLNLKKESPVFFYLLAGMATIAVLNSMSNLLVLYGRYHQLLSLTLAFSLVSGITMIAAGFRMILKGYIPATYYTLAWVFVIGGNIMVMMAGAGVLERNFLTTWSQLIGANVEMILLSFALGARINLIKHQKLQAERQMLKEAEEKKQLQATLIATQEENIRTLDGKVRERTRDIREILANINQGIFTFRADMKLGAEVSDHLVQMIGRGNLSGQALNEAIFAHTDLSANQVSQILSCLEFSFGQDIELGWEANKSRLIREFQLRDEGRTMHIEAEWGAIANEDGEVDKVLVALRDVTELKELRARAHKNELEAAMLLEILANDIEKTQKFINRTVSAWLEIDANLKRLATDRDLAYPVLFRAYHTIKGNSRSLGFARIADAVHDVESLLKEFGEGPREDKLQKLIAASDSCQNLVKSYQTVFMDKFARFFDTSKKQKGRLLESFFADLITPSLEKVAKDTGKLVPVVTIRNPQGFMILSDEIEDIAQNVFHHLIRNSVDHGIESPDERSRLGKRTFGEITVDVSIDAAKNATVIYRDDGRGLNLSRVYQLGLEKGFLTEAATVDDMVEVIFQLGFSTARKTTLISGRGIGMDAIRHYCHSLGGTFRVVLDHEVDEVTLKRIKSKAEPDTFVTFSFQYQVNLRASIAPRQPQALARLA